A region from the Lolium perenne isolate Kyuss_39 chromosome 4, Kyuss_2.0, whole genome shotgun sequence genome encodes:
- the LOC127292366 gene encoding uncharacterized protein translates to MSTDVAATETPVPTTEAPAADPVVESPAETAAADPKPAKETKAAKAKKPSAPRKPRATPAHPTYLEMVTEAITTLKERTGSSQVAIAKFIEGKHAAHLPGNFRKILLVQLKKLVASGKLTKVKSSYKLAAKAPAAAKPKKAKPAAKKKPAAKKPAAKAKAPAKKKPAAKKPAAKAPAKKAATKAKAPAKTKAAAKPKAAAAKPNAAAKKAAPKAKATAKTKAAAKPKGRPAKAAKTSATATPGKKAPAAAAAPKKPAGRKPPTKRTAPVKKAPAAAKKAPARKAAKK, encoded by the exons ATGTCGACCGACGTCGCCGCCACCGAGACCCCGGTGCCCACCACGGAGGCGCCCGCCGCCGACCCCGTGGTCGAATCCCCGGCCgagaccgccgccgccgaccccaAGCCCGCCAAGGAGACCAAGGCGGCCAAGGCCAAGAAGCCCTCCGCCCCCAGGAAGCCGCGCGCCACCCCCGCCCACCCGACCTACCTCGAG ATGGTGACGGAGGCCATCACGACGCTCAAGGAGCGCACGGGGTCGAGCCAGGTGGCCATCGCCAAGTTCATCGAGGGCAAGCACGCGGCGCACCTGCCGGGCAACTTCCGCAAGATCCTGCTCGTCCAGCTCAAGAAGCTCGTCGCCTCGGGCAAGCTCaccaaggtcaagagctcctacaagCTCGCCGCcaaggcccccgccgccgccaagcCCAAGAAGGCCAAGCCCGCCGCCAAGAAGAAGCCGGCCGCCAAGAAGCCCGCCGCCAAGGCCAAGGCGCCGGCCAAGAAGAAGCCTGCCGCCAAGAAGCCCGCCGCCAAGGCGCCCGCCAAGAAGGCCGCGACCAAGGCCAAGGCTCCCGCCAAGACCAAGGCCGCCGCCAAGCCCAAGGCTGCCGCTGCCAAGCCCAATGCCGCCGCCAAGAAGGCTGCGCCCAAGGCCAAGGCTACGGCGAAGACCAAGGCCGCCGCCAAGCCCAAGGGTCGCCCCGCCAAGGCCGCGAAGACCTCGGCCACCGCCACGCCAGGGAAGAaggcgccggccgccgccgccgcgcccaaGAAGCCCGCCGGCAGGAAGCCGCCTACCAAGCGGACCGCGCCGGTGAAgaaggcccccgccgccgccaagaAGGCGCCCGCACGGAAGGCCGCGAAGAAGTAG